GAGCTTCCGCGACGTCGAATACACGCTCGTCGCGGCGATCGGACTCGTCATCGCCGTCATCTTCGTATTTCTTCGAAACGCCGCCGCGACCTCCATCCCGAGCGTCACCGTGCCGCTCTCTCTCGTCGGCGCCTTCGGCGTCATGTATATGCTGGGCTACACGCTGGACAATCTTTCCCTCATGGGTCTCACCCTGGCCGTGGGTCTTGTCGTCGACGACGCGATCGTCATGGTCGAAAACGTCTATCGCTATCTGGAACAGGGAGAGACGCGTCTCGACGCCGCGCTCAAGGGCGCGCAGGAAATGGGCTTCACGATCGTCTCGATCACCATCTCGCTGATCGCCGTCTTCATCCCCATCCTGTTCATGAGCGGAATCGTGGGCAGACTGTTCCGCGAATTCGGAGTCGTCGTCAGCGTCGCCGTCGGCATTTCAGCCTTTATCGCGCTTACGCTTTCCCCCATGATGTCGTCCCTCATATTGAGCGATCCGAAGACGGCGCATCACGGACGTTTATATGCGCTCAGCGAACGCGCATTCGAAGGCCTTGTGTCGGCCTATCGCCGGGGCCTCGAATTCTCGCTGCGTCACCAGCGCCCTGTCTTTGCGCTCAATCTCTCTCTTGTCGCGCTGTCCGGGTGGATGTTCTACGCCATGCCCAAGGGCTTTTTCCCGCAGGAGGACACTGGCCTGCTGTTCGGATTTACGAAGGCGGATCAGGACGTCTCCTTCGAAGCCATGACCGAACGCCAAGGCGCCGTGGGAGAGGTGATCGCACAGGATCCCGACGTGGACGCCTTCGGCTCCTTCGTCGGCGGCGCCGGCGGCGCCGGATTCAATACGGGACGCTTCTTCATCCAATTGAAGCCGCTTTCGGATCGCAGCGCGAAAGCGGACGAGATCATCCGCCGGCTTCGTCCGAGAGTGAACGCGATCCCGGGAATCTCGACCTTTCTTCAATCCATTCAGAACATCCAGATCGGCGCGCGTCTGGAGGCCACCCAATATCAGTTCACGTTGCAGGATGCGGACCTCGCCGAATTGAACGCCTGGGCTCCGAAGATCCTGAGCGCGCTGAATTCGCTCCCCATGCTGCGCGATCTCACGAGCGATCAACAGACCGGCGGCCAGCAGCTCATGATCAATATCGACAGAGACGCGGCGGCTCGGCTCGGCGTCAATGTGACCGGAATCCAGCAGACCCTCTACAATGCTTTCGGGCAGCCCTATGTGACGCAGCTCTACGGCGCGACGGACACATTTCATGTGGTGCTGGAAGTCGCGTCCCAATATCAGACCGATGTCGGCGCCTTGTCGCGCATCTATGTCCGGGCCGCCGGCGGCAAGCTCGTGCCCGTCAGCCAATTCGCGACGCTCGAACGCAGGCAGGCGCCGATCACCGTCAATCACCAGGGCCAGCTTCCCGCCGTCACCATGTCCTTCAATCTGGCGCCGGACGTTTCGCTTGGTGAGGCGGTTCGCTCTGTGGACGCCGCTGTCGCCGCACTGGGCAAGCCGGAATCGTTGCGGGGTTCATTCCAGGGGGCCGCGCATGAGTTCCAGGTTTCCCTCTCCACTCAGCCCATGCTCATCGCGGCGGCGCTCTTCGCCGTCTACATCGTCCTCGGCATGTTGTATGAAAGTTTCATTCACCCGATAACGATTTTGCTGACGTTGCCGTCCGCGAGCGTCGGCGCTCTGGCTTTCCTCTGGGGATTTGGTTTCGACCTCACGATGATTGCGATCATCGGCTTGCTGATGCTGATCGGCATCGTCAAGAAGAACGGCATCATGCTCGTCGATTTTGCGGTGGAGCGCGTGCGCGCAGGGATGTCGCCTCAAGATGCGATCGAGGAAGCGGCGGTTTTGAGATTCCGGCCGATCTTGATGACGACGATGGCGGCCGTGTTCGTCACGCTGCCGATCGCTATCGGAGTCG
The nucleotide sequence above comes from Methylocystis parvus OBBP. Encoded proteins:
- a CDS encoding efflux RND transporter permease subunit, coding for MNLSAPFIHRPVATFLLMLALLAAGAVGYFLLPVAAMPEVEFPTLSVTANLPGADPETMASSVAQPLERQFASVPGVNELTSTSSLGFTQITLQFDLSRNIDGAASDVQAAINAAQGYLPRNLPTPPTYRKVNPADRPVIIFGLTSEVEPLTQVDQYADLGVVRRVSTMSGVGQALIFGQQKFAPTIRVNPAALAARGIGLDEIASAISGSSAQLPVGTLQGPQQSFAIGTNGQLFSPADLGKVVVAYRNGAPVRLSDVATIVIGPESALQASWVGTRRGEMVGIWREPGANTIDLVDRIKASLPELQAGIPRSVNLSVISDRTLSIRESFRDVEYTLVAAIGLVIAVIFVFLRNAAATSIPSVTVPLSLVGAFGVMYMLGYTLDNLSLMGLTLAVGLVVDDAIVMVENVYRYLEQGETRLDAALKGAQEMGFTIVSITISLIAVFIPILFMSGIVGRLFREFGVVVSVAVGISAFIALTLSPMMSSLILSDPKTAHHGRLYALSERAFEGLVSAYRRGLEFSLRHQRPVFALNLSLVALSGWMFYAMPKGFFPQEDTGLLFGFTKADQDVSFEAMTERQGAVGEVIAQDPDVDAFGSFVGGAGGAGFNTGRFFIQLKPLSDRSAKADEIIRRLRPRVNAIPGISTFLQSIQNIQIGARLEATQYQFTLQDADLAELNAWAPKILSALNSLPMLRDLTSDQQTGGQQLMINIDRDAAARLGVNVTGIQQTLYNAFGQPYVTQLYGATDTFHVVLEVASQYQTDVGALSRIYVRAAGGKLVPVSQFATLERRQAPITVNHQGQLPAVTMSFNLAPDVSLGEAVRSVDAAVAALGKPESLRGSFQGAAHEFQVSLSTQPMLIAAALFAVYIVLGMLYESFIHPITILLTLPSASVGALAFLWGFGFDLTMIAIIGLLMLIGIVKKNGIMLVDFAVERVRAGMSPQDAIEEAAVLRFRPILMTTMAAVFVTLPIAIGVGAGADLRQPLGVAVVGGLLVSQVLTLFTTPVTYLYMERLRSWATAAQDARTISPSNEKAAPTDLEKERDDRERPRQAPPHARDLPPLGESPPTRPL